From the genome of Fibrobacter sp.:
CAGTCGCATAATCGATGTCAGCGCGGAGAGTGTGCAGAGGCACGCGGCCTTCGGCATACTTTTCAACGCGGGCAATTTCGGCACCACCGAGGCGGCCACCGCACTGCACCTTGATTCCTTCCACACCCATGCGCATAGCGCTCTGGATGGCACGCTTCATGGCGCGACGGAAAGAAATACGCTTTTCGAGCTGACGAGCAATGTTTTCGGCCACGAGCTTCGCGTCCGTTTCGGGGCGGCGGATTTCGTGGACGTTGATGTAAATTTCCTTACCCGTGAGGAACTGGAGTTCACCCTTGAGGCGTTCCAGCTCTTCGCCCTTCTTACCGATAACGATACCCGGGCGGGCAGTGAACAGGTTCACGCAGACTTTCTTGACGGTGCGTTCGATGCCCACCTTGGAAAGGGAGGCGTGTTCGAAACGCTTCATCAGGTAGCGGCGCAGCACGATATCTTCGTACAGAAGATCGGCAAACTTGTCTTCGGCATACCACTTGGATTCCCAGCCGCGGATGACGCCAAGACGAAGACCATTCGGATGAGTTTTCTGACCCATTTTAATTACTCCTTGTTGGCCACAACGACTGTGATGTGAGAGAGCGGCTTTTCGATACGGAAAGCACGGCCCTGGGAACGGGGGTGGATACGCTTCATGATGGTACCGCCGTCGGCAGTGATGGTCTTGACCACCAGTTCTTCGGCAGTGACCGGAGCGGCAGACTTCTGCTTGAAGTTAGCGACAGCGGACTTCAGAGCGTTTTCTACCAGCGGAGCACCCTTGGTTTGAGTGTGGAGGATGGAGAGCATTGCAAATGCCTCATCCACGGACTTGCCGCGGACCAGGTCAACGACCCGGCGAAGCTTGCGCACGCCGTAGCGCACGTTTTTTACTTTAGCAACAGCTTGCATTATTTCTTTCCTCCAGCAGCGGTTTCAGTCTTTCTGTGTCCGCGGAACGTACGGGTCATGGAGAATTCACCCAGCTTGTGGCCCACCATGTTTTCGGTGACGTACACAGGGATGAACTGCTTGCCGTTATAGACGGAGAACGTAAGTCCGACCATATCCGGGACGATTGTGGAACGACGGGACCAGGTCTTGATAGGCTGCTTCTTGTCGGAGCCGGCCATCGCCTGGGCTTTGCTTAAAACGTGGGAATCCACGAATGCACCTTTCTTAAGGGATCTCGACATGAATTAGGCCCTCTTCTGACGACGACGCACGATGTACTTATCGGTGCGCTTATTGTTACGAGTTTTGGCACCCTTGGAGTTCTTGCCCCAGGGAGAGCACGGATGGCGACCACCAGAAGTACGACCTTCACCACCACCAAGGGGGTGGTCCACCGGGTTCATCACGACACCGCGGACAGCGGGACGCTTGCCCAGCCAGCGAGAGCGGCCGGCAGAACCCGAAGATTCGTTCATGTGATCGATGTTGGAAACCTGACCCACAACGGCAAGGCAATCTTCCGAGATGTAGCGAACTTCGCCACTCGGGAGCTTGATCTGGCAGAGCTTGCCGTCCTTAGCCACCAGTTCAGCACCGGCGCCAGCGGAACGAGCAATCTGGGCACCCTTGCCCGGCTTCATTTCGATGTTGTGGATAATGGTGTTCAGCGGGATATCGCGAATCGGGAGAGCGTTACCTACGCGGAATTCGGCACCATCGCCGGAATTCAGCACGTCACCGACCTTGATTTCGGCCGGGGCGATGATGTAGCAGCGCTTGCCGTTTGCATACTTGACAAGAGCGATACGGGCGGAACGGTTCGGATCGTATTCCACGGTTTCAACCGTGCAGGGGATGCCTGCGAACTTGCGCTTGAAATCGATGATACGGTACAGCTTCTTGTGACCACCACCGCGACGGCGGGAGGTGATTTCACCTGCGTTGTTGCGGCCGGAGCTGCTCTTGATACCTTCGGTAAGAGGCTTGTACGGCTTGGCAGCGGTGATTTCCTTGCGGTCACCAATCTGCTTGTAACGCAGAGTCGGGGTAAGCGGGCGATAAGATTTCAGACCCATGATTATACTCCTTCGAACTCGGCAATCTTTTGCCCGGCCTTAAGTGTGATGTAGGCCTTCTTCCAGTTGGGTTTCTTGCCAGCGACCATGCGGACGCGCTTGATCTTGCCGCGGTTGATGAGGGTGTTGACAGAGTCAACCTTCACATCGAAACGCTTTTCGATAGCGGCCTTGATTTCGTCCTTGGTGGCCTTCATGGCAACTTTGAAAACGTACTTGTGCACATCCTTGCGAGCGTCCACCATGTTCTTGGTAGATTCTTCGGTAATGTGAGGTGCTACGAGAATTTCGTGAAGTTCTTTCATTAGCGGCCTCCTTCAAGTTCGTTCAAAGCGGCTTGAGAAACAACAACATTGTTTGCGCGGATGATGTCGTAGGTGTTCACGTCTTCGACGCGAGCGCAACGGCACCAGGGGATGTTGTTGGAAGAAAGGTACAGGTTCGTGTCAGCGCCGCTCGTGATGAAGAGCACGTTGCGCTGTTCGATACCGGACTTGGCGAGAACAGAGAGGAGGTCCTTGGTCTTCGGAGCATTGAAGCTAAGTGCTTCGAACACGAAGAACTTGCCTTCTTGAGCCTTGGTAGCCAGGGCGGAGTGGAAAGCGATCTTCTTGACCTTCTTGTTCACCTTTTCAAAGTAGTCGTGGGACTTGGGACCGTGAGCCTTGGCACCGCGAACCCACACAGCGGAGGTGTT
Proteins encoded in this window:
- the rplB gene encoding 50S ribosomal protein L2 — encoded protein: MGLKSYRPLTPTLRYKQIGDRKEITAAKPYKPLTEGIKSSSGRNNAGEITSRRRGGGHKKLYRIIDFKRKFAGIPCTVETVEYDPNRSARIALVKYANGKRCYIIAPAEIKVGDVLNSGDGAEFRVGNALPIRDIPLNTIIHNIEMKPGKGAQIARSAGAGAELVAKDGKLCQIKLPSGEVRYISEDCLAVVGQVSNIDHMNESSGSAGRSRWLGKRPAVRGVVMNPVDHPLGGGEGRTSGGRHPCSPWGKNSKGAKTRNNKRTDKYIVRRRQKRA
- the rpsC gene encoding 30S ribosomal protein S3, whose translation is MGQKTHPNGLRLGVIRGWESKWYAEDKFADLLYEDIVLRRYLMKRFEHASLSKVGIERTVKKVCVNLFTARPGIVIGKKGEELERLKGELQFLTGKEIYINVHEIRRPETDAKLVAENIARQLEKRISFRRAMKRAIQSAMRMGVEGIKVQCGGRLGGAEIARVEKYAEGRVPLHTLRADIDYATAIAKTVYGAIGIKVWIMHGEKIGKDVMNDNKREK
- the rplV gene encoding 50S ribosomal protein L22 translates to MQAVAKVKNVRYGVRKLRRVVDLVRGKSVDEAFAMLSILHTQTKGAPLVENALKSAVANFKQKSAAPVTAEELVVKTITADGGTIMKRIHPRSQGRAFRIEKPLSHITVVVANKE
- the rplD gene encoding 50S ribosomal protein L4, whose protein sequence is MATAKLFAATGDFKNDIQLPALFDEEVNKVCMYLHIKAILNNARQGTAQTKNKSSVSGGGQKPWKQKGTGRARSGQNTSAVWVRGAKAHGPKSHDYFEKVNKKVKKIAFHSALATKAQEGKFFVFEALSFNAPKTKDLLSVLAKSGIEQRNVLFITSGADTNLYLSSNNIPWCRCARVEDVNTYDIIRANNVVVSQAALNELEGGR
- the rplW gene encoding 50S ribosomal protein L23; translation: MKELHEILVAPHITEESTKNMVDARKDVHKYVFKVAMKATKDEIKAAIEKRFDVKVDSVNTLINRGKIKRVRMVAGKKPNWKKAYITLKAGQKIAEFEGV
- the rpsS gene encoding 30S ribosomal protein S19 encodes the protein MSRSLKKGAFVDSHVLSKAQAMAGSDKKQPIKTWSRRSTIVPDMVGLTFSVYNGKQFIPVYVTENMVGHKLGEFSMTRTFRGHRKTETAAGGKK